The following are from one region of the Haloactinomyces albus genome:
- a CDS encoding ArsO family NAD(P)H-dependent flavin-containing monooxygenase, translating into MAQVRDVVVIGGGQAGLAAGYFLRRAGLDFVLLDAAAGPGGAWRHMWPSLRLFSPAEHSPLPGWPMPRQTGAEYPTVDHVVNYLTRYEQRYALPVHRPVRVTGVHDGGEYLAVHTDRGTWQARVVISATGTWQAPYVPSDPGQEEFTGRLLHTASYRGPEQFRGQRVVVVGGGNSAAQILAEVSTVAETTWVTRRPPRFMPDDVDGRVLFDVATRRHRARQSGSDDTDGVADLGDIVLVPSVLDARRRGVLRAEPMFDCLTRNGVTWSDGTEHAAEAVIWCTGFRPGLQHLRTLGLRRQGGIIPTDGTRAIEQPRLHLLGYGDWTGPASATLIGAGRTAKAAVSDIAEWLAARGETAA; encoded by the coding sequence ATGGCGCAGGTGCGCGATGTTGTGGTGATCGGCGGTGGTCAGGCGGGACTGGCCGCCGGTTATTTCCTCCGGCGGGCCGGGTTGGATTTCGTGCTCCTCGATGCCGCAGCCGGGCCGGGCGGGGCTTGGCGGCACATGTGGCCGTCGCTGCGGCTGTTCTCCCCGGCTGAGCACAGCCCGCTGCCCGGTTGGCCGATGCCCCGCCAAACCGGGGCGGAGTATCCGACGGTCGACCACGTCGTGAACTACCTGACCCGCTACGAGCAGCGTTACGCGCTGCCGGTGCACCGGCCCGTGCGCGTGACCGGAGTACACGACGGCGGCGAGTATCTCGCGGTGCACACCGACCGGGGCACGTGGCAGGCCCGGGTGGTGATCAGCGCCACCGGCACCTGGCAGGCACCGTATGTTCCGTCCGACCCGGGGCAGGAGGAGTTCACCGGTCGCCTGCTGCACACTGCTTCCTACCGGGGCCCCGAGCAGTTTCGCGGACAACGGGTGGTGGTGGTCGGCGGCGGCAACTCGGCAGCCCAGATCCTCGCCGAGGTCTCCACCGTGGCCGAAACGACCTGGGTCACCCGGCGCCCGCCACGGTTCATGCCCGATGACGTCGACGGACGCGTCCTGTTCGACGTGGCCACCCGACGCCACCGCGCCCGGCAAAGCGGCAGCGACGACACCGACGGGGTGGCCGACCTCGGTGACATCGTGCTGGTTCCCAGTGTGCTCGACGCCCGTCGGCGCGGTGTGCTGCGGGCCGAGCCGATGTTCGACTGCCTCACCCGCAATGGCGTGACCTGGAGTGACGGCACCGAACATGCTGCGGAAGCCGTCATCTGGTGCACCGGCTTCCGCCCCGGCCTGCAGCATCTGCGCACCCTGGGACTGCGCCGCCAGGGCGGGATCATCCCCACCGACGGCACCCGTGCGATCGAGCAACCACGGCTGCACCTGCTGGGCTACGGAGACTGGACCGGCCCTGCCTCGGCCACCCTCATCGGCGCCGGACGCACCGCCAAGGCCGCCGTCTCCGACATCGCCGAATGGCTTGCCGCCCGCGGTGAGACGGCCGCCTGA
- a CDS encoding FAD-dependent oxidoreductase, with translation MNQRGDVAITPEANRPRVAVVGAGPSGLYAVRSLLEAEVEVSVDVFDRLPAPYGLVRYGVAPDNQKMKSVIRVLRNSFDEHNDVRFLGNVSFGDDLTRADLQDCYDAIIYATGTQGERGLGIPGDELPGSYGAKEFVSWYCGHPDAAERDFLLHGPQVAVVGAGNVALDVARLLAKSTDEIAATDVPDRVLETFRNNRITDIHMLSRRGPAQAKFTPIELREMGELINADIIIDPAELELTPDEEKQVAADRRQRKNISLLREWAQRPLEGKPRRVHMRFRRSPVRILGESEIDGVVLERNTLLEDGKVRGTGEFETLDVHMMLAAVGYQAQPLPDVPFDHNTSTIPHKAGRVLNEDGSPEPGEYVAGWAKRGPTGVIGTNKNDAAETVRSLLEDLVERDLDTGRHDRKRVIRLLEQRGVDYIDWAGWLRLDTHETRLGQQQSRPRVKLPDLPSMLQSSRDSEPPR, from the coding sequence ATGAATCAGCGCGGTGATGTAGCGATCACGCCCGAGGCAAACCGGCCCCGCGTGGCGGTGGTCGGCGCTGGTCCCTCCGGCCTGTATGCGGTCCGGTCGCTGCTGGAGGCCGAGGTCGAGGTCAGCGTCGACGTCTTCGATCGGCTTCCGGCGCCCTACGGGCTGGTGCGCTACGGCGTGGCGCCGGACAACCAGAAGATGAAGTCGGTGATCCGAGTGCTGCGCAATTCGTTCGACGAGCACAACGACGTACGGTTCCTGGGCAACGTCTCCTTCGGTGACGACCTCACCAGGGCGGACCTGCAGGACTGCTACGACGCCATCATCTACGCCACCGGTACCCAGGGCGAGCGAGGGCTCGGTATCCCCGGCGACGAGCTGCCCGGTAGCTACGGAGCCAAGGAGTTCGTGAGCTGGTACTGCGGGCATCCCGACGCTGCCGAGCGGGACTTCCTGCTGCACGGTCCACAGGTCGCGGTCGTCGGGGCGGGCAACGTCGCCCTGGACGTCGCCCGGTTGTTGGCCAAGAGTACGGATGAGATCGCGGCCACCGACGTGCCCGATCGGGTGCTGGAAACATTCCGGAACAACCGCATCACCGACATCCACATGCTGTCCCGCCGCGGGCCCGCACAGGCCAAGTTCACCCCGATCGAGCTGCGCGAGATGGGTGAACTGATCAATGCGGACATCATCATCGATCCCGCCGAACTCGAACTCACCCCGGACGAGGAGAAACAGGTCGCCGCCGACCGCCGGCAGCGCAAAAACATCAGCCTCCTGCGAGAGTGGGCACAGCGCCCGCTCGAGGGAAAACCGCGACGCGTGCACATGAGGTTCCGGCGCAGCCCGGTGCGAATTCTCGGCGAGAGCGAGATCGACGGTGTCGTCCTCGAGCGGAACACACTGCTCGAGGACGGCAAGGTACGGGGAACCGGCGAGTTCGAGACTCTCGACGTGCACATGATGCTCGCGGCAGTGGGCTACCAGGCCCAACCGCTGCCGGACGTGCCATTCGACCACAACACATCCACCATTCCGCACAAGGCCGGACGCGTGCTCAACGAGGACGGCTCGCCGGAACCCGGCGAGTACGTAGCGGGATGGGCAAAGCGGGGCCCTACAGGGGTAATCGGCACGAACAAGAACGACGCCGCGGAAACCGTACGCAGCTTGCTCGAAGACTTGGTGGAGCGGGACCTCGATACCGGAAGACACGACCGGAAGCGGGTGATACGGCTACTCGAGCAACGCGGTGTCGACTACATCGACTGGGCAGGCTGGCTGCGTCTGGACACACACGAGACCAGGCTCGGCCAACAGCAGAGTCGCCCCAGGGTAAAGCTACCCGACCTGCCTTCCATGCTGCAGTCTTCCCGCGACTCCGAACCACCTCGGTAA
- a CDS encoding AMP-binding protein: MDLEQYVADLRQRQAGVRPAGTPSEVVYPLGELTIPEHVAHWAAHCPQRAAIVFEGRTVTYAELDELIGRVAGWFASVGVGPGDRVAVHLPNAPQFIIAMMAVLRLGAVHVPVNPMFHGHELAHELGDSGAEVAVTTDTLLPLLESVRADSPVREVLVTGAAEMADPERAAPARIDAPEAHVTRWADAVAHPPGADRPGDLDALAALNYTGGTTGLPKGCEHTQRHMLYTAATSAAATRKSTETGYVALCYLPIFWIAGEDLGILNPLVLGGTSVLMPRWEPDQALASIDRYGVTTMVGTVENYLELLQRPDFSRYDLSSLTDPMAVSFVRKLSPDVRHRWAAAAGPESLLREGAYGMTETHTFDATPYGLAEDDADLRSEPVFCGIPVPGTDIAVVSFDTGEPLEIGEAGEIIVRSPSVMRGYWNKPEETAQQLRGGWLHTGDNGRIDADGCVHYLGRDKDMIKVNGMSVFPAELEVLLSQHPDVQVVAVVPADDTATGQQPVAFVGVDQDSTVDAAKLREWATENMAAYKVPLVEIMQDFPMTATGKIRKVDLAQRAQQLADRR; the protein is encoded by the coding sequence ATGGATCTCGAGCAGTACGTGGCGGACCTGCGGCAGCGCCAGGCCGGGGTCCGGCCCGCCGGAACCCCCTCCGAGGTGGTCTACCCGCTCGGTGAGCTGACGATTCCCGAACACGTGGCGCACTGGGCGGCGCACTGCCCGCAGCGAGCGGCGATCGTCTTCGAGGGCAGGACCGTGACCTACGCCGAGCTGGACGAGCTGATCGGCCGCGTGGCCGGCTGGTTCGCGTCCGTCGGTGTCGGCCCCGGCGACCGGGTCGCCGTGCACCTGCCCAATGCGCCGCAGTTCATCATCGCGATGATGGCGGTGTTGCGCCTCGGCGCCGTGCACGTGCCCGTCAACCCGATGTTTCACGGTCACGAACTCGCGCACGAGCTCGGCGACAGCGGCGCCGAGGTCGCCGTCACCACCGATACCCTGCTGCCGCTGCTCGAATCGGTGCGTGCCGATTCGCCGGTGCGCGAAGTGCTGGTCACCGGCGCCGCCGAAATGGCAGATCCCGAGCGGGCCGCACCCGCCAGGATCGATGCCCCGGAAGCTCACGTGACCCGGTGGGCCGACGCCGTGGCACATCCACCCGGTGCCGACCGACCGGGTGATCTCGACGCGCTGGCCGCGCTGAACTACACGGGCGGGACGACCGGCCTGCCGAAAGGATGCGAGCACACCCAGCGGCACATGCTGTACACGGCGGCGACGAGCGCCGCCGCGACCCGGAAGAGCACCGAAACCGGGTACGTCGCGCTGTGCTACCTCCCGATCTTCTGGATCGCCGGCGAGGACCTCGGGATCCTCAACCCGCTGGTGCTGGGGGGCACGTCCGTATTGATGCCGCGGTGGGAGCCCGATCAGGCACTGGCCTCGATCGACCGGTACGGGGTGACAACGATGGTCGGCACGGTGGAGAACTACCTCGAGTTGTTGCAGCGCCCGGACTTCTCCCGCTACGACCTGAGCTCACTGACCGATCCGATGGCGGTCTCGTTCGTACGCAAGCTCAGTCCCGACGTGCGGCACCGGTGGGCCGCGGCTGCCGGCCCCGAATCGCTGCTGCGCGAGGGCGCCTACGGGATGACCGAGACGCACACCTTCGATGCGACGCCGTACGGCCTCGCCGAGGACGATGCCGACCTCCGCTCGGAACCCGTCTTCTGCGGGATCCCCGTCCCCGGCACCGACATCGCGGTGGTCTCCTTCGACACCGGCGAGCCCCTGGAGATCGGCGAAGCCGGGGAAATCATCGTGCGCAGTCCGTCGGTGATGCGCGGCTACTGGAACAAACCCGAGGAGACGGCGCAGCAGTTGCGCGGCGGCTGGCTGCACACCGGCGACAACGGCCGTATCGACGCCGACGGGTGCGTGCACTACCTCGGCCGGGACAAGGACATGATCAAGGTCAACGGCATGAGCGTGTTCCCGGCCGAACTGGAAGTGCTGCTGAGCCAACACCCCGATGTGCAGGTCGTGGCCGTGGTTCCCGCGGACGACACCGCCACCGGGCAGCAGCCGGTCGCCTTCGTCGGCGTCGACCAGGACAGCACCGTCGACGCGGCGAAGCTGCGGGAGTGGGCCACGGAGAACATGGCCGCCTACAAGGTCCCGCTGGTGGAGATCATGCAGGATTTCCCGATGACGGCGACAGGCAAGATCAGGAAGGTGGACCTCGCCCAGCGCGCTCAGCAGCTCGCGGACCGGCGTTGA
- a CDS encoding carboxyl transferase domain-containing protein, producing MSTDTPSSTTPEGTFQLTSVLIANRGEIAVRIIRAASCLGLRCIAVHSPEDRDALHVRLADEAHALAGEGTAAYLDGEQIAGIAQRSGCTLVHPGYGFLSEDAGFAELCAKTELAFVGPSPQQLELFGDKARSRALAEQHGVPVLAATSGATTLDEARQFLAGLGPDAGVMVKALAGGGGRGMRAVGDQADLPWSYERARSEAERAFGNGDVYVERLLARAKHVEVQVLGDGSGDVLHLWDRECTIQRRNQKLIEVSPSPTLPAETRRALISSALAMATATSYAGLGTFEFLVDADSPSSFHFIETNPRLQVEHTITEELTGIDLVMAQLELARGRSLRDQGLTQEGIPEPRGFAIQARVNLEELAPDGSARATAGTLATFEPPAGPGVRVDTAGYTGYRASGQFDSLLAKIITRSGQGDFATAAAKTERALAEFAVAGAGTNIGLLRAILHHPGFRDGTFTTGFVDDHLDSLLPAGTSHSPAAADASETVLTAAFGGTVVAVEVQAGTEVAAGAPAVVLEAMKMEHVLTAPAGGVIDDVLVSVGDTVGEGTDLVHLTPGDVAGSAVRHESTREPGEIRPDLAEVIERHETGLDAARPHAVQRRHRAGRRTARENIADLCDPDGFTEYGALAIAAQRQRRSLDDLIANTPADGMITGIGHINGDEAGQRDSRCVVMSYDYTVLAGTQGLLNHKKTDRMLELAHRKQLPVVLFAEGGGGRPGDTDTTAASGLDVPTFATMGRLSGLVPTVGIASGRCFAGNAALLGCCDTIIATRDATIGMGGPAMIEGGGLGQVAAEDVGPTSMQVPNGVIDLLVEDEAEAVEVTKKYLSYFQGSVSDWNCADQRELRHVIPENRVRVYDVRQAVELLADTDSVLELRREFGTGVITALVRVEGSPMGLIANNPAHLGGAIDSDAADKTARFLQLCQAHGLPVISLCDTPGFMVGPEAEQTATVRHFSRLFVTGANLTVPVFAVVLRKGYGLGAQAMCGGSFREPVATVAWPTGEIGGMGLEGAVRLGYRRELDAIEDPAARQRAFDELLAEQYAKGKATNAAAVFELDDVIDPAETRRWITTTLGQHDKPTSGGTPTRSVLDTW from the coding sequence ATGTCAACAGATACTCCGAGCAGTACCACCCCGGAAGGGACATTTCAGTTGACCAGCGTATTGATCGCGAATCGCGGTGAGATCGCCGTCCGGATCATTCGAGCCGCCTCCTGCCTCGGGTTGCGCTGCATTGCCGTGCATTCCCCGGAGGACCGCGACGCCCTGCACGTGCGCCTGGCCGACGAGGCGCACGCGCTGGCGGGCGAGGGCACCGCGGCTTACCTGGACGGCGAGCAGATCGCCGGCATCGCGCAGCGCAGCGGCTGCACGCTTGTCCATCCCGGCTATGGATTCCTCAGCGAGGACGCCGGGTTCGCCGAGCTGTGCGCCAAGACGGAGCTCGCGTTCGTCGGCCCCTCCCCGCAACAGCTGGAACTGTTCGGGGACAAGGCGCGATCACGCGCGCTCGCGGAACAGCACGGCGTACCGGTCCTGGCCGCCACTTCCGGTGCGACCACGCTCGACGAAGCACGACAGTTCCTCGCCGGCCTCGGGCCGGACGCGGGTGTCATGGTCAAGGCCCTCGCGGGAGGTGGCGGGCGCGGGATGCGCGCGGTCGGTGACCAGGCCGATCTGCCGTGGTCCTACGAGCGCGCCCGTTCGGAAGCCGAGCGCGCTTTCGGCAACGGCGACGTCTATGTCGAGCGGCTGCTCGCACGTGCCAAGCACGTGGAGGTCCAGGTGCTCGGCGACGGCTCCGGCGACGTGCTCCACCTGTGGGATCGCGAGTGCACGATCCAGCGCCGCAACCAAAAACTGATCGAGGTCTCCCCCAGCCCCACGCTCCCGGCCGAGACGCGCCGGGCGCTGATCTCGTCAGCGCTTGCGATGGCCACCGCCACGAGCTATGCGGGACTGGGGACCTTCGAGTTCCTCGTGGACGCCGACTCGCCGAGTTCGTTCCACTTCATCGAGACGAATCCCCGCCTGCAGGTCGAGCACACCATCACCGAGGAGCTGACCGGCATCGATCTCGTGATGGCGCAGCTCGAGCTCGCCCGCGGTCGCTCACTGCGCGATCAGGGGCTCACCCAGGAGGGAATCCCCGAGCCGCGCGGCTTCGCGATCCAGGCCAGGGTCAACCTGGAGGAGCTCGCACCCGACGGGTCGGCACGGGCCACAGCGGGCACGCTGGCGACCTTCGAACCGCCTGCAGGTCCCGGTGTCCGCGTCGACACCGCCGGCTACACCGGCTACCGGGCATCCGGGCAGTTCGACTCGCTGCTTGCCAAGATCATCACCCGCTCCGGTCAGGGTGACTTCGCGACCGCCGCCGCCAAAACCGAGCGCGCGCTGGCCGAGTTCGCGGTCGCCGGTGCCGGCACGAACATCGGCCTGCTCCGCGCGATCCTGCACCATCCCGGATTCCGCGACGGAACCTTCACGACCGGCTTCGTCGATGACCACCTCGACAGCCTGCTGCCCGCAGGGACATCGCACTCACCTGCCGCTGCCGATGCATCGGAGACCGTGCTCACCGCCGCGTTCGGCGGCACCGTGGTGGCCGTCGAGGTGCAAGCGGGCACCGAGGTGGCCGCAGGCGCCCCCGCCGTCGTGCTCGAGGCGATGAAAATGGAACACGTGCTGACGGCCCCCGCCGGCGGCGTGATCGACGACGTCCTGGTGTCGGTGGGCGACACCGTCGGTGAGGGCACCGATCTCGTCCACCTCACCCCCGGCGATGTCGCCGGATCCGCAGTGCGGCACGAGTCCACACGGGAGCCGGGAGAGATCAGGCCGGACCTGGCCGAGGTCATCGAGCGACACGAGACCGGCCTCGACGCGGCCCGCCCGCATGCCGTCCAACGCCGCCACCGGGCAGGCAGGCGCACCGCGCGGGAAAACATCGCCGACCTGTGCGATCCGGACGGTTTCACCGAGTACGGCGCACTGGCGATCGCCGCACAGCGGCAACGCCGCTCCCTGGACGACCTCATCGCCAACACCCCGGCCGACGGCATGATCACCGGTATCGGGCACATCAACGGTGACGAGGCCGGGCAGCGCGACAGCCGATGCGTGGTGATGTCCTACGACTACACCGTGCTCGCGGGCACCCAGGGCCTGCTCAACCACAAGAAGACCGACCGGATGCTGGAGCTGGCCCACCGCAAGCAGTTACCCGTGGTCCTGTTCGCCGAGGGCGGGGGTGGACGCCCCGGCGATACCGACACCACCGCGGCCTCCGGGCTCGACGTTCCCACGTTCGCGACGATGGGACGCCTGAGCGGGCTCGTGCCGACCGTCGGCATCGCCTCCGGTCGCTGCTTCGCCGGGAACGCGGCCCTGCTCGGTTGCTGCGACACGATCATCGCCACCCGCGACGCCACGATCGGGATGGGCGGGCCCGCCATGATCGAGGGCGGCGGGCTCGGGCAGGTCGCCGCCGAGGACGTCGGGCCGACGTCGATGCAGGTGCCCAACGGGGTCATCGACCTCCTCGTCGAGGACGAGGCGGAGGCGGTCGAGGTCACCAAGAAGTACCTCTCCTACTTTCAGGGCAGCGTGTCCGATTGGAACTGTGCCGACCAGCGCGAGCTGCGCCACGTCATCCCGGAGAACCGGGTGCGGGTCTACGACGTGCGCCAGGCGGTCGAGCTGCTTGCCGACACGGACTCCGTGTTGGAGCTGCGGCGCGAGTTCGGTACCGGGGTCATCACGGCGCTGGTTCGGGTGGAGGGCAGCCCGATGGGTCTGATCGCGAACAACCCGGCGCATCTCGGTGGTGCGATCGACAGCGACGCCGCGGACAAGACGGCGCGGTTCCTGCAGCTGTGTCAGGCGCACGGCCTGCCGGTGATCTCGCTGTGCGACACCCCGGGGTTCATGGTGGGACCGGAGGCGGAGCAAACCGCGACGGTGCGCCATTTCAGCCGCCTGTTCGTCACCGGTGCGAACCTCACCGTCCCGGTGTTCGCGGTCGTGCTGCGCAAGGGATACGGCCTCGGTGCGCAAGCGATGTGCGGCGGAAGTTTCCGGGAGCCGGTGGCCACCGTCGCCTGGCCCACCGGTGAGATCGGCGGTATGGGCCTCGAGGGGGCCGTCCGTCTGGGTTACCGGCGTGAGCTCGACGCCATCGAGGACCCGGCCGCCCGGCAGCGCGCCTTCGACGAGCTGCTCGCCGAGCAGTACGCCAAGGGCAAAGCCACCAACGCCGCGGCGGTGTTCGAGCTCGACGACGTCATCGATCCGGCCGAAACCAGGCGGTGGATCACCACCACGCTCGGACAGCACGACAAGCCCACGAGCGGTGGAACACCGACGCGATCCGTCCTCGACACGTGGTGA
- a CDS encoding TetR/AcrR family transcriptional regulator yields the protein MAVAKKPWATRSKLDREDSATRGELLTAARIVFERSGYARTTIANITEQANVSRATFYVYFASKQDVFGVLAEQVRDRFLQAQDLSGIDADDPHAVAEATIAAYLDAYTDNLALITVLEHQAITDPAMHALWEEIHNHPRRRTARYIKRLVRQNLAEPAAPPEDVAMAAGGMVAHFASILVSDRSTRSQAVQHLTAMYVRLLGLGPARKA from the coding sequence ATGGCAGTTGCGAAAAAACCCTGGGCAACTCGGTCCAAGTTGGACCGTGAAGACAGCGCGACCAGGGGTGAACTGCTCACGGCCGCGCGGATCGTGTTCGAGCGCAGCGGCTACGCCCGGACCACGATCGCCAACATCACCGAGCAGGCCAACGTCAGCCGGGCGACGTTCTACGTGTATTTCGCGTCCAAGCAGGACGTGTTCGGCGTGCTCGCCGAGCAGGTCCGCGACCGGTTCCTGCAGGCGCAGGACCTCAGCGGCATCGATGCCGACGACCCTCACGCCGTGGCCGAGGCGACGATCGCGGCATACCTGGACGCCTATACCGACAACCTGGCCCTGATCACCGTTCTCGAACATCAAGCGATTACCGATCCCGCCATGCACGCCCTGTGGGAGGAGATCCACAACCATCCCCGTCGCCGGACCGCGCGCTACATCAAGCGGCTCGTGCGGCAGAACCTGGCCGAACCGGCCGCGCCGCCGGAGGACGTCGCCATGGCCGCGGGCGGCATGGTCGCCCACTTCGCCTCGATCCTGGTCAGCGACCGCAGCACGCGGTCACAAGCCGTGCAGCACCTGACCGCCATGTACGTGCGACTGCTCGGACTCGGCCCCGCCCGAAAGGCATGA
- a CDS encoding sodium:solute symporter family protein: MTLTIVLGYFAVLVVIGWYAHRKVRNSTDQYFVAGRSLGSFVNSWAFLASLASGGSIMAAVGTALALGFPYGASLVAGAPVGFAVAAIFVAGPLRELGKYTVPDYFRSRYNSTIMRWAVPITIVAASMAYIVAQLKGASLVAANLLGWDYSTGIWVTGTVFVLYVSIGGFLSVTWNDVFQGILMFAMMIGVAVAVLASLDSFGATFITATENYPALGRVSEALPISSYIGGFLTWVTAISVLPHVIMRVYSAKNVRSARMSLNVSMLLFAVMMLIAALVLTPAAATLVPDLDLSEPDAAFLALTDHVLGPIGEGIVAGAILAAIMSTTAGLLMACNSAIGHDIYSRLLRPRASEKQVVRVASAATWVVGLICMVLALNPPEFLVVLYTAAVALLASSFFAPMVLGIWWHRTTSQGATAGMVTGGILFSGAFLLFEMPSSSEVLVGLPASFLVTIVASLCTTERETAGSSQPHRVSVPEES; this comes from the coding sequence ATGACACTCACGATCGTGCTCGGCTACTTCGCAGTGCTCGTGGTCATCGGCTGGTACGCCCACCGAAAGGTGCGCAACTCCACGGACCAGTACTTCGTCGCGGGCCGCAGCCTGGGTTCATTCGTGAACTCCTGGGCATTCCTCGCCTCGCTGGCCAGTGGTGGCTCCATCATGGCAGCCGTCGGCACGGCTCTCGCGTTGGGCTTTCCGTACGGTGCTTCGCTGGTCGCGGGTGCGCCCGTCGGGTTCGCCGTGGCCGCGATATTCGTAGCGGGTCCGTTACGCGAACTCGGCAAGTACACCGTGCCCGACTACTTTCGCTCCCGATACAACAGCACGATCATGCGGTGGGCGGTGCCGATCACGATCGTGGCCGCGAGCATGGCCTACATCGTCGCGCAGCTGAAAGGCGCCAGCCTCGTCGCCGCCAACCTGCTGGGCTGGGACTACAGCACCGGCATCTGGGTGACCGGCACCGTCTTCGTCCTGTACGTCTCGATCGGCGGGTTCCTGTCGGTGACCTGGAACGACGTGTTCCAGGGCATCCTCATGTTCGCGATGATGATCGGGGTGGCGGTCGCCGTCCTGGCATCTCTGGACAGCTTCGGCGCCACGTTCATCACCGCCACCGAGAACTATCCCGCACTGGGCCGGGTGTCCGAAGCACTTCCGATCTCGTCGTACATCGGTGGTTTCCTGACCTGGGTCACGGCGATCTCCGTTCTCCCGCACGTGATCATGCGGGTGTACTCGGCCAAGAACGTCCGATCGGCACGGATGTCGCTGAACGTCTCCATGCTGCTGTTCGCGGTGATGATGCTGATCGCGGCGCTCGTGCTGACGCCCGCGGCTGCCACACTCGTGCCCGACCTCGATCTGAGCGAGCCGGACGCGGCCTTCCTCGCGCTCACCGACCACGTTCTCGGGCCGATCGGGGAGGGGATCGTCGCGGGCGCGATCCTCGCCGCGATCATGTCGACCACGGCCGGGCTGCTCATGGCGTGCAATTCCGCGATCGGGCACGACATCTACTCCCGACTGCTGCGGCCGCGGGCTTCGGAGAAGCAGGTCGTTCGTGTTGCCTCCGCTGCGACGTGGGTGGTCGGCCTGATCTGCATGGTGCTCGCGCTCAATCCGCCGGAATTCCTGGTGGTGCTCTACACCGCGGCGGTCGCGCTGCTGGCCTCGTCGTTCTTCGCGCCGATGGTGCTGGGAATCTGGTGGCACCGCACCACCTCGCAGGGTGCCACCGCAGGCATGGTCACCGGCGGAATCCTGTTCAGCGGCGCCTTCCTGCTGTTCGAGATGCCTTCTTCGTCGGAGGTGCTCGTCGGTCTGCCCGCCTCGTTCCTCGTCACCATCGTGGCCAGCCTCTGCACCACGGAGCGCGAAACCGCCGGTTCGTCGCAACCGCACCGGGTATCGGTTCCGGAGGAGTCGTAG